A genomic segment from Fusarium fujikuroi IMI 58289 draft genome, chromosome FFUJ_chr04 encodes:
- a CDS encoding related to nitrate assimilation regulatory protein nirA codes for MKAACVQCRVRKVRCDGTVPRCRTCERLNFQCSFEQDGSSGQSAPRIPPKCRGAKACQECRAMKVRCSGDVPKCTNCTRRNRPCTYVSKAGSSTTEASSSRDDSASVTTSQAAISPRKQRPSIASSSQSIPFDSIEENPPFVPDDGVISLVNQYFERLYPLSAFCFLHRATVIQRCHDKTIDRALQLAICSITAIYFDQCQGERDAWAGEAEQLILDRLEQPSIFKIQASLLLIRYRAAVGQFPRAFIMAGLAARWAAAIRLNYEHSKLSPVAQEVRRRTFWSLSLLEDSFCVGLKEFELFDADTIYLQLPCQDADFQQERHVPTGYLQPGKGLEPEVLRTRAAFVRVAFIRRAIVRLNRRINVKEVNLPELLSSMEKFQNDLLRLRTRLAPCDQYPPSYTQDVHLSPQYFVMHMNWHLTHCDLYRIFLTGYPESTTDTMIEGISAAEKGLMKDKCLSHAEQIVKVLSDFVQHKEENEILELVLFGTYTGKDNTGLPMQMAINKAQLCLDVVTRYFAFSEQLKSMRQELERVIQQHKAWLESSDHRAITTTTDPNPAQSSKLAKDAYIRQRLAIHSLLRQSDFVDDSHDAAPAAPLEAESEQQSPEQQSPEQQTNWGIRDPVTDQNLMFGLPYGGGLDLNAWASSMAGNQDLNGLLTDFDEQYMY; via the exons ATGAAAGCGGCTTGCGTCCAATGTCGAGTCCGTAAG GTCCGATGTGACGGCACAGTTCCTAGATGCCGTACCTGTGAGCGACTCAACTTTCAGTGTTCCTTTGAACAGGACGGCTCCAGCGGTCAGTCTGCGCCTCGTATACCGCCAAAATGTCGTGGTGCGAAAGCCTGTCAGGAATGTCGGGCGATGAAGGTCCGATGTTCTGGCGATGTTCCGAAATGCACCAATTGTACAAGGCGAAATAGACCGTGCACATATGTCTCAAAAGCTGGGTCATCAACGACTGAAGCTTCGTCGTCTCGAGACGACTCGGCGTCCGTAACAACATCTCAGGCTGCTATTTCACCCAGAAAACAACGACCAAGTATCGCCTCAAGCTCCCAATCAATCCCCTTTGACTCGATCGAAGAAAACCCACCTTTCGTTCCTGACGATGGGGTAATATCGCTCGTCAATCAGTACTTCGAACGGCTCTATCCCCTTTCTGCCTTCTGCTTCCTCCACCGAGCCACAGTCATCCAAAGATGTCACGACAAGACCATCGATCGAGCGCTTCAGTTAGCTATTTGCTCTATCACGGCCATCTACTTCGACCAATGTCAAGGCGAGCGCGATGCATGGGCCGGAGAAGCTGAGCAGCTTATACTCGACCGGCTCGAACAACCTTCCATTTTCAAGATACAGGCGTCCCTCCTCCTAATACGATATAGAGCGGCTGTGGGACAGTTCCCCAGGGCATTCATAATGGCTGGACTTGCAGCTAGATGGGCCGCAGCGATACGCCTCAACTATGAACACTCCAAGTTAAGTCCCGTCGCACAAGAAGTTCGCAGACGAACATTTTGGTCTCTGTCCTTGCTTGAAGATAGCTTTTGCGTTGGTCTGAAAGAGTTTGAACTTTTCGACGCCGACACGATCTATCTACAACTCCCCTGCCAAGACGCTGACTTTCAGCAAGAACGACACGTCCCTACTGGATACTTACAGCCCGGAAAAGGGCTCGAGCCAGAGGTCCTGAGAACTCGGGCTGCGTTTGTTCGAGTGGCTTTCATTCGAAGAGCGATTGTAAGACTCAATAGACGAATAAACGTGAAAGAGGTCAATCTCCCCGAACTCCTTTCGTCAATGGAAAAGTTTCAGAATGATCTTCTTCGCTTAAGGACCAGACTTGCGCCTTGTGATCAATACCCACCCTCATATACACAAGACGTTCATTTATCACCACAATACTTTGTAATG CACATGAACTGGCACTTAACCCACTGCGACCTTTACCGAATTTTCCTCACAGGATATCCCGAGTCTACAACAGACACCATGATTGAGGGGATTTCCGCAGCCGAGAAGGGGTTGATGAAAGACAAGTGCCTATCGCACGCAGAACAAATCGTCAAAGTCTTATCGGACTTTGTGCAACACAAGGAAGAGAATGAAATACTTGA GCTGGTGCTCTTCGGAACATACACAGGCAAGGACAATACTGGGCTGCCCATGCAAATGGCCATCAATAAGGCGCAGCTGTGTCTAGATGTCGTCACACGATATTTTGCATTCTCAGAACAACTGAAGTCCATG CGACAAGAACTTGAACGAGTTATACAGCAACACAAGGCGTGGCTTGAGTCTTCGGATCACCGCGCCATCACAACAACGACAGATCCAAATCCGGCCCAATCTTCGAAGCTCGCCAAAGATGCATATATCCGCCAGCGACTCGCAATACACAGTCTTCTTCGACAATCTGATTTTGTCGACGACAGTCATGATGCGGCTCCTGCGGCTCCACTTGAAGCAGAAAGTGAACAGCAGTCTCCTGAACAGCAGTCTCCTGAACAGCAGACAAATTGGGGCATTAGAGACCCCGTTACAGATCAAAATTTGATGTTTGGTCTGCCTTATGGTGGCGGGCTGGATTTGAATGCGTGGGCATCGAGTATGGCAGGAAATCAGGACCTGAATGGGCTTCTTACGGATTTTGACGAGCAGTATATGTACTGA